DNA sequence from the Clostridia bacterium genome:
GGTTGAAACTCAGGATGATATTGAATTACTGGATAAGTTCTATCGGTTATTTAGCAACAACAAGGGAGAATGCTGTTTCCCATATACTCGCGTTGGCAGTACGTTTATCAAGAAGAATAGTTTCTTACTGGAGTGAGGTGAAATTTATGGCTAATGTACTAATATCCTTTCGGTATGATGTTAAGGATAATTGTGGGTATGAGAAAGCTTTAGTTGATTTTGAAAACAATGATTATATAGTTTACGACTATAATGTTTCCGGGCAAGAATTTTCGATAGAGACGCTGTATTATGCAGTACAGGATATTAAAGATAAACATAGAGGTTCTTTAGATAGGATAGCTGTAATTTCTAATATTCGCTATGCAATTTTTATTTGGTATAGATGTTATAATTATCTTGTTAATGATTACATATACTTCATTGATGAATCAGGCCTGGACATTATTGGGGGGCGAAGCAATTTAATAAAAAACCTTTCGGATTTATCTGGGATCGGTAGTGAGACAATAGTAGGGAAAATTTATATTCATTTGACTTTTAGCAACCATACATTAATGCTAAAGACACTAATTCAGAATTATAACTTTAAATATTTTTCTTCACTTGATATGTATGATTTCAAACACTTTAAAGATAAAGATATAAATAAAAAAATTTACTCGTTAGAGAATGATTTTTTTACTTTTGAACCTGATATAGATATTAACTCCCCAGATAATGAAATAGTAGATTTATCAGTATCTGAAAGCACTATTGATATCAGCGAAAATTTCTTTAAAGAATTAATTTCCTATAATACTTTATTTTTTTGCATAATATGCTGTGGCTTATATGAACACACATCGAAGGATGTTTTGCAAATAATAACTGACTCGTTAAATGGTATACGTAAATCTATTGATTTTGAAAAAGATAATAAAATAATTGAGTCTATCACTAATTTTATACACAATAATAAAATAAAAATAAGCGATAAAGTCTTTTTGTTTTATATGATCTCTGTATTAAAAGGGACTCCCTGGGAATTCTAGAAAACAGTATGGTAAATTATTATTAGAGCAAAGACCTCAATAATTAATAGTTATGTATGTATTGATTGTTTATGTAAACTTTACATTGCTGGGCAATACTCTACTCAAACTTTGAAGGAAGGATTTTTTAAATGGATAAAAGTAATACCTCAGATAATCCATACATTTATTTTTATGGGGAACATAATGTTTCACCAGTGCGTCAGGACATTAGTGATATTACACAGCATTATATGAGACGTGAAGGACTTTATCGTTCTTTAGGAATACCTCCATTTGTATTTAATGGTAAGAGAATGCTTGAGGTAGGTCCTGGAGGGGGATATAATTCTTTATATTTCCTTAAAATGGGGGCAAGACTAGATCTTGTGGAACCAAATCCCAAGGGACAAGAAGAGATTATGCATTTATTTCATCAGCGAAACATAGAAAAAGCAAGATGGAAACTTCATAATACTGTCATTGAGGATTATTGTCCTGAACAAAAGTATGATATTGTGATAGCTGAGGGGTTTATATCCGGGCTTTTGCATAGGAATAAAGTGATTGAAAGGTTATCTGATGTAGTGAGCAATGGTGGGGTGCTAGTTGTTACCTGTGCCGATGAAATCAGCCTTTTTTTTGAATATTTGAAAAGACTTGTTGCATGGAAACTTATTAAAAAAGTCAATGAGTTTGAGGATAAAATAAGAATTTTATCAAATGCTTTTTTAACACACTTGTCCTCCCTAAGCTATGCTACTAGGCCAATTGATGATTGGGTAATAGATACCCTAATTAACCCTGCAATATGCTTTAACTCGTTTAGCATTGCTGATTGTATTAATGAATTTGGAGATAATTTTAAATTTTTAGGCAGTTCACCGGATATGTTTACAAATTACTCATGGTATAAGGATACTGACTATAATACAAATGAAAATGTTTTAAAGCAATTTTATTCTAAGCGGCATTTATTATTTATTACTGGTATAAAAGAAAGTGAAAGGGCTAAAGAGAGTAATGAAAAGTTACTGACAATGGCATCCGATTTTAGGCAAATAGTTTTAAAAATAGAAACAGAAGGTTGTCCGAAGGGGCATTGGGATATAGCAGTTCAATTGCTAAAACATTTACAGGCTATAACAGGTGACATTGACATAAGAATTCCCCAAATTATTGAAGAGGCTTTACTTCTTTTAAATGATGGTGAACTTAACAGTGAGAAGGTTTCCAAGTCTAAGAAATTAGTTGAAGCTTTTGGTAGGGGACAACAGTACGTTAGTATGGTAAAAAATGTATTTAGTTAATGGATACGATAAAAAATA
Encoded proteins:
- a CDS encoding class I SAM-dependent methyltransferase — encoded protein: MDKSNTSDNPYIYFYGEHNVSPVRQDISDITQHYMRREGLYRSLGIPPFVFNGKRMLEVGPGGGYNSLYFLKMGARLDLVEPNPKGQEEIMHLFHQRNIEKARWKLHNTVIEDYCPEQKYDIVIAEGFISGLLHRNKVIERLSDVVSNGGVLVVTCADEISLFFEYLKRLVAWKLIKKVNEFEDKIRILSNAFLTHLSSLSYATRPIDDWVIDTLINPAICFNSFSIADCINEFGDNFKFLGSSPDMFTNYSWYKDTDYNTNENVLKQFYSKRHLLFITGIKESERAKESNEKLLTMASDFRQIVLKIETEGCPKGHWDIAVQLLKHLQAITGDIDIRIPQIIEEALLLLNDGELNSEKVSKSKKLVEAFGRGQQYVSMVKNVFS